In Firmicutes bacterium ASF500, a single genomic region encodes these proteins:
- the pemK gene encoding Endoribonuclease PemK has protein sequence MTVFEQGDIVYLDFDPQAGHEQRGRRPALVVSNNLFNRVSSLTMVCPITHTDKGHPFHIRLDDTTKTDGVVLCDQARMLDLTSRNASFVEKAPAPLTAEAVDLIMGFVEIR, from the coding sequence GTGACCGTTTTTGAGCAGGGGGACATTGTCTATCTGGACTTCGATCCCCAGGCCGGCCATGAGCAGAGAGGACGCCGTCCGGCGCTTGTGGTCAGCAACAACCTGTTCAACCGCGTCAGCAGCCTGACGATGGTCTGTCCTATCACCCATACTGACAAAGGGCATCCGTTTCACATCCGGTTGGATGACACAACGAAGACTGACGGGGTGGTGCTCTGCGACCAGGCGAGGATGCTGGATCTGACCAGCCGCAACGCTTCCTTTGTGGAGAAGGCGCCCGCGCCCCTGACAGCGGAAGCGGTTGATTTGATCATGGGGTTCGTGGAGATACGGTAA
- the dnaG_4 gene encoding DNA primase yields MPYIHFTEEQKLRASEVDLVEFLRHQGEKLIRSGPEYRLASDHSITVQGNEWYDHAIKEGGGPISFVQQFYNLSYPEAITCLLGGEQGIVYASAQKQEEKPRKEFALPSAGQEMRRMYAYLLKHRFLDRNVVNAFVRAGLLYESCEKFKDREYHNAVFVGKDENGVPRHAHKRSLNSLGKTFRINVEGSDPRCSFHYTGTSNRLYVFEAPIDLMSFLSRYPRGWQEHSFVALCGTAEHAMLWMLERNPCLRTVCLCLDHDEAGIEASGRLAEILHEHGYDDVGMLQSEHKDWNEDLKARRGLPVQEAEEHPQLIAASEVCGRIGVYMEECVIPERVGRELTNALCGYEMNLRRDYPEGATTCIELASALALYAYGWGLRQLGEPHSSEELLEQLRSCIHPHQNRSGLNSRTAVLAEQAHAVLKLASKPGIRSEAEKRQLTEGWLELALSCAKISVKYEADVLKQQQKQEQAALQQEMG; encoded by the coding sequence GTGCCCTATATCCATTTTACCGAGGAACAGAAGCTCCGGGCCAGCGAGGTGGATCTGGTAGAGTTCCTACGCCATCAGGGGGAGAAGCTGATCCGCTCCGGGCCGGAGTACCGTCTGGCCAGTGATCACAGCATCACCGTCCAGGGCAATGAGTGGTACGATCATGCCATAAAGGAAGGCGGCGGCCCCATCTCCTTCGTCCAGCAGTTCTATAACCTCTCCTACCCAGAGGCCATCACCTGTCTGCTGGGCGGGGAACAGGGAATCGTCTACGCTTCCGCCCAAAAGCAGGAGGAAAAGCCCAGAAAGGAATTTGCCCTGCCCTCTGCCGGTCAGGAGATGCGGCGGATGTACGCCTATCTGCTCAAACACCGCTTTCTGGACCGGAACGTGGTCAATGCTTTTGTCCGGGCCGGACTGTTGTATGAGAGCTGTGAGAAATTCAAGGACAGAGAGTACCACAATGCCGTCTTTGTCGGCAAGGACGAGAACGGCGTCCCGCGCCACGCCCACAAGCGCAGCCTGAACAGCCTCGGCAAGACCTTCCGCATCAACGTGGAAGGCAGCGATCCCCGGTGCAGCTTCCACTACACCGGGACCAGCAACCGCCTCTATGTCTTTGAGGCGCCCATTGACCTGATGTCCTTCCTCTCCCGCTACCCCCGAGGCTGGCAGGAACACAGCTTCGTGGCCCTGTGTGGGACCGCGGAACACGCCATGCTCTGGATGCTGGAGCGGAACCCCTGCCTTCGCACCGTCTGTCTCTGCCTGGATCACGACGAGGCGGGCATCGAGGCCAGCGGACGGCTGGCGGAGATCCTCCATGAACACGGCTATGACGATGTGGGGATGCTCCAGTCCGAACACAAGGACTGGAACGAGGATCTCAAGGCCCGGCGTGGGCTTCCCGTTCAGGAGGCGGAGGAGCATCCCCAGCTTATTGCCGCTTCGGAGGTCTGCGGCAGGATCGGAGTCTACATGGAGGAGTGTGTCATTCCAGAACGGGTAGGCCGTGAGCTGACAAATGCGCTCTGCGGATATGAGATGAATCTCCGCAGGGACTACCCGGAGGGAGCCACGACCTGCATCGAGCTGGCCTCCGCGCTGGCTCTGTACGCCTATGGCTGGGGGCTGCGACAGCTGGGTGAACCACATAGCAGTGAGGAACTGTTGGAGCAACTGCGGAGCTGTATCCATCCCCACCAGAATCGGAGCGGCCTGAACAGCCGCACCGCTGTGTTGGCGGAACAGGCTCATGCTGTTTTGAAGCTGGCCTCAAAGCCTGGCATCCGCAGTGAGGCGGAAAAACGACAGCTGACGGAAGGCTGGCTGGAGCTGGCGCTGTCCTGCGCAAAGATATCCGTCAAGTATGAGGCGGACGTTTTGAAACAGCAGCAGAAACAGGAACAAGCGGCACTGCAACAAGAAATGGGGTGA